The Spirochaetota bacterium genomic sequence TACATATTTTTCAGCATAGCGATCATCTGTGTAATGATGCCCCTTGGATGTCAATCCAGTTTTGTATATTTTCCAGATAGGGATATTAGCGAAACCCCACAGGATAAAGGTCTCAACTATGAATCAGTATGTATTACAACAAAAGATAGGGAAAAAATCTCAGGATGGTGGATACCCTCGAAATTTAATAGGGGTGTACTTCTATTTTTTCATGGCAATGCAGGGAACATATCCCACCGACTGGATTCTATTATATTGTTTAACAAGCTTGGCCTCTCCACTTTTATTATTGATTATAGGGGCTTTGGATCAAGCAGTGGAAAACCATCGGAGAAGGGAACCTATCTGGATGCATCAGCCGCGTGGGATTATCTTGTACATACCCGAAAGGTTCCCCAGGAGGATATAATCATTTTTGGCAGATCCCTTGGGGGCTCAATTGCGTCATGGCTTGCTCAAGATCATCGCCCTAGAAT encodes the following:
- a CDS encoding alpha/beta hydrolase, with the translated sequence MYKNLKDIIGMINFDIQNKLQNSLHQIQSRINYIFFSIAIICVMMPLGCQSSFVYFPDRDISETPQDKGLNYESVCITTKDREKISGWWIPSKFNRGVLLFFHGNAGNISHRLDSIILFNKLGLSTFIIDYRGFGSSSGKPSEKGTYLDASAAWDYLVHTRKVPQEDIIIFGRSLGGSIASWLAQDHRPRILILESAFTTIHEAAINHYPSLLVRLILKYKYSTIQYIRNVRCPLLIIHSIDDEIIPFDHGKKLYEVGKDPKEFITIRGSHNEGFIISGKKYEFELNTFISKYVYK